From the genome of Anabrus simplex isolate iqAnaSimp1 chromosome X, ASM4041472v1, whole genome shotgun sequence, one region includes:
- the LOC136886465 gene encoding uncharacterized protein yields the protein METLPDEVLEVVFSYCSVRDLVSSVQHVCWHWKRVVHTSRLWRDVIYRPDKVDTDSHIVSMLCGSAVLQAVDFSARIYGQMVFQALADNCPELKTLLVHVDQDINYDVLKAIHEKCTKIEQLSPPLSVVSSPEKCQIVGEFINLKILSLVAPLQYPCSILCLKDIADGCPQLQHLTLLFGGYFTNDLFYTMVKKKDHLHTIEVSCINFCGMCTLPLLSVCSSLKTLHMHNSCNSESHFKVNSLRKLRALTSLSWEGFHHEDQMLKIFDNKNLVQLLELTLISCNAYNDSVTEVIVQNCPLLQCITLELCSNFSDDSLRLFSSLAYLNTLRIYGNSHITDRGIMSLQQVDQLLCLSLGQCKNLTSASLEVVANLSKLHELRLMLQDLEGLPVDLLATHMKALKRLHIINCYNVDILALEWLKSKVPRIRLKLIFL from the coding sequence ATGGAGACTCTCCCTGATGAAGTGCTGGAGGTCGTGTTCTCCTACTGTTCAGTCAGAGACTTGGTGTCATCGGTGCAGCATGTATGTTGGCATTGGAAACGAGTCGTGCACACCTCTCGCCTTTGGAGAGATGTTATTTACCGTCCTGACAAAGTGGACACTGATTCTCATATCGTCTCCATGTTGTGCGGTTCTGCTGTgctacaggctgtggatttcagtGCCCGCATCTACGGTCAGATGGTTTTCCAAGCCTTGGCTGATAATTGTCCAGAATTGAAGACATTACTAGTACATGTTGATCAGGATATAAATTATGATGTTCTCAAGGCCATTCATGAGAAGTGTACAAAAATCGAGCAGCTTTCACCCCCTTTATCTGTGGTGAGCTCGCCTGAGAAATGCCAGATAGTTGGCGAGTTTATTAATCTTAAGATTCTGTCTTTAGTGGCTCCTTTGCAATATCCATGTTCAATACTGTGTTTGAAAGATATAGCTGATGGCTGCCCCCAGCTGCAACACCTAACACTATTATTTGGTGGCTATTTTACAAATGATCTGTTCTATACGATGGTAAAGAAGAAGGATCATTTGCATACTATAGAGGTTAGTTGCATTAATTTTTGTGGAATGTGTACACTTCCACTCTTATCGGTGTGCAGTAGTCTGAAGACGTTGCACATGCATAATTCTTGTAATTCAGAATCGCATTTCAAAGTGAATTCTCTTAGGAAATTAAGGGCACTTACGTCCCTAAGCTGGGAGGGGTTTCATCACGAAGATCAGATGTTAAAGATATTTGATAACAAGAATTTAGTTCAGCTGTTAGAGCTCACTTTGATCTCCTGCAATGCGTACAATGACTCTGTGACTGAGGTCATAGTACAGAACTGTCCTCTGTTACAGTGCATCACTCTGGAGTTATGCTCAAATTTTAGTGATGACAGTCTCAGGCTATTCTCTTCACTTGCGTACCTCAACACACTGAGAATATATGGGAACAGTCACATTACGGATCGCGGGATCATGTCTCTTCAGCAGGTTGACCAGTTGCTTTGTCTGAGTCTTGGTCAGTGTAAAAACCTTACCAGCGCAAGTCTGGAGGTGGTAGCCAACCTCTCCAAGTTGCACGAATTAAGGTTAATGCTTCAGGACCTTGAAGGGCTTCCTGTAGATCTCCTGGCAACTCATATGAAGGCTCTCAAAAGGCTTCATATTATCAACTGCTATAATGTGGATATCTTAGCATTAGAGTGGCTGAAAAGTAAAGTTCCTCGGATTAgacttaaattaatttttttatag